Proteins encoded within one genomic window of Panicum virgatum strain AP13 chromosome 1N, P.virgatum_v5, whole genome shotgun sequence:
- the LOC120654664 gene encoding VIN3-like protein 2: MDPPRGGTTIDPVKCRLMSVDEKRELVRELSKSPETAPDKLQTWSRREIVEILCSDLGRERKYTGLSKQRMLDYLFRVVSGKSYGPVEHVQEKEKESIPEPNTNHQSPAKRPRKSENPSRLPIIANNSGASDVTGPTNNQRYCQNVACRAILREKFCRRCSCCICFSYDDNKDPSLWLFCSSDQPLQKDSCGFSCHLECALKDERTGILQSGQCKKLDGGYYCTRCWKQNDLLGSWKKQLVIAKDARRLDVLCHRIFLSHRILMSTEKYLVLHEIVDTALKKLEAEVGPLSGAPNMGRGIVSRLTVGAEVQKLCVQAINAMESMFSGASPANSRLQRPCMVPPNFIKFEAVTQSSVTIFLDLDQCPMLAQEATSFNIWHRLSVTESYLSNPTGIILTPSKKLPVTELAPATIYIFKVIAFKNSIELGSWEARMKTSCQNEDKIMRLGSVPGGAGLEQNNGSPKTNSDGQSDPSSEGVDSNNNTAVYADLNKSPESDFEYCEKPEILDSDKASHHPSELMEDLQNIQMATARVTEVTELEEAPGLSASALDEEPNPCVQTVKLRESSNSVELVPRSQDTSNASPGNELVIVAPRYYGSVPPAAPRGMENGKENGARSFKPKPCDNVVQNGTSRPEREPGNSSNKRTSGKLDDIGHKDGCSEASYEYCIKVVRWLECEGYIETNFRVKFLTWFSLRATPHERKIVSVYVDTLIEDPVSLSGQLVDSFSETIYSKKCSSMPSGFCMDLWH; the protein is encoded by the exons GTACAACAATTGATCCTGTTAAATGTCGACTGATGAGTGTGGATGAAAAGCGAGAGCTTGTTCGTGAATTATCAAAGAGCCCAGAAACTGCACCTGACAAGCTCCAGACATGGAGTCGTCGAGAGATTGTAGAAATCCTTTGTTCTGATCTTGGAAGGGAGAGGAAATATACTGGCTTATCCAAGCAGCGAATGCTAGACTATCTCTTCAGGGTGGTTAGTGGAAAATCGTATGGACCAGTGGAGCATGtgcaagagaaagagaaagagtcAATTCCTGAGCCCAACACTAACCATCAGTCCCCTGCAAAACGACCAAGAAAGAGTGAAAATCCATCACGTCTACCAATTATTGCAAACAACTCAGGGGCATCTGATGTAACTGGGCCAACTAATAATCAACGTTATTGCCAAAATGTAGCTTGCAGGGCTATTCTTAGGGAAAAATTTTGCAGGCGCTGTTCATGCTGCATTTGCTTCAGTTATGATGACAACAAGGACCCGAGTCTCTGGTTGTTCTGTAGTTCAGACCAACCCTTGCAAAAGGATTCTTGTGGTTTCTCATGCCATCTGGAATGTGCTCTCAAGGATGAAAGAACAGGCATTTTGCAGAGTGGACAATGCAAGAAACTTGATGGTGGTTATTATTGCACTCGCTGTTGGAAACAGAATGATTTGCTTGG GTCCTGGAAGAAACAACTTGTGATTGCGAAAGATGCTCGGCGGTTGGATGTATTGTGTCATCGGATTTTTCTCAGTCATAGAATCCTCATGTCAACGGAAAAGTACTTGGTATTGCACGAGATTGTTGACACAGCATTGAAGAAACTCGAGGCTGAGGTTGGTCCTTTATCTGGAGCTCCAAACATGGGTCGTGGAATTGTCAGTCGACTTACTGTTGGTGCTGAAGTTCAGAAACTTTGTGTTCAAGCAATAAATGCTATGGAGTCAATGTTCTCTGGTGCATCTCCTGCCAACTCAAGACTTCAGC GACCTTGTATGGTACCACCAAACTTCATAAAGTTTGAAGCTGTAACCCAATCATCTGTCAcaatatttttggatttagaTCAATGTCCTATGCTTGCCCAAGAGGCCACTTCCTTCAATATATGGCACCGACTGTCTGTTACTGAATCCTACCTGTCAAATCCTACTGGCATAATTCTTACACCATCGAAAAAATTACCTGTCACTGAGCTTGCACCGGCTACAATCTATATCTTTAAGGTTATTGCTTTCAAGAACTCAATCGAGTTGGGGTCATGGGAAGCTAGAATGAAGACAAGCTGTCAGAACGAAGACAAAATAATGAGATTGGGTTCGGTGCCAGGTGGTGCTGGTCTAGAACAAAATAATGGGAGCCCGAAGACAAATAGTGATGGTCAGTCTGATCCGTCCTCAGAGGGTGTGGACTCAAACAATAATACTGCCGTTTATGCTGATCTGAACAAATCCCCTGAAAGTGATTTTGAATATTGTGAAAAACCTGAGATCCTTGATTCGGATAAAGCATCTCATCACCCCAGTGAACTTATGGAAGACTTGCAGAATATACAGATGGCTACAGCTAGGGTAACTGAAGTCACTGAGCTGGAAGAAGCTCCTGGGCTCTCAGCGTCTGCCTTGGATGAGGAACCCAATCCTTGTGTCCAGACAGTAAAGCTCAGAGAGTCCTCAAACTCAGTAGAGCTTGTTCCTAGATCGCAGGACACATCAAATGCATCACCTGGGAATGAGCTGGTGATCGTTGCACCTAGATACTATGGTTCTGTGCCGCCCGCTGCACCAAGAGGTATGGAAAATGGCAAGGAGAATGGTGCTAGGAGCTTCAAACCCAAACCTTGTGATAATGTTGTTCAGAATGGCACTTCAAGGCCTGAAAGGGAACCAGGGAATTCTTCAAATAAAAGAACATCGGGTAAATTGGATGACATTGGCCACAAGGATGGTTGCTCGGAAGCATCTTATGAGTACTGTATCAAAGTGGTCAGGTGGCTGGAATGTGAGGGCTATATTGAAACAAACTTCAGGGTGAAATTTCTGACATGGTTTAGCTTGCGTGCCACCCCACATGAGAGGAAGATAGTTAGTGTCTACGTGGATACTCTTATTGAGGACCCTGTCAGCCTTTCCGGCCAGCTGGTCGACAGCTTCTCAGAGACAATATACAGCAAAAAGTGTTCTTCCATGCCTTCTGGTTTCTGCATGGATCTGTGGCATTAA